From Triticum aestivum cultivar Chinese Spring chromosome 4A, IWGSC CS RefSeq v2.1, whole genome shotgun sequence, a single genomic window includes:
- the LOC123086566 gene encoding protein SHORTAGE IN CHIASMATA 1 homolog gives MRTRFLAADYFSPPSAASCSDQALALASLRFPPLPVPSLPPDPHFPLLLPFPAAADLPAVSISCDDLDSLPISSALSEFLAAVIPQALPAPAIPAADEGLDDFLYDRGGYRKGFSLRESVAFEIPDGLDEISREKDGKGDGSRSDRLGTSTDTKRWELLKKHIFEVVEVDLPQILEGHVASSGGDESGDGVTLLFRVPDAKIHLDFIDIDTEMTLSYPTELVDSIYQVEKIPVEHNDEEHLSARNINFLDIAALDCGVTIPLLEVHRHSWELNGCPTKAEISNIFHNLVEHLGEAQVQHSALNSTEFSRSTDMDMLAFVSKDAPCADYQADKPITVKAAVEMDLVRISDNLLLERNSALYPLKPDGTFSDLPCSVLLEEAQIIDFPSEDVFKMFVQSDAAELNTSDEIFKDDFNPARRFYESVVSSELVLVDDTFKSLPTPILSDDDMTLRSMVPSMGEVLCSLKTYSLSAADRIYLDWHLLLEGPCNREICSTYAIMVEEVKSCQFNSEMQVNCQQTSALGFDFLEYFWRSAKHQDEDKQNNIYVPTPLPHDPPPAVETAQKYRQESDTGGNGHMEKPSSGKAASLFKSMSQSSDINFYLNVRSGTKRGTNDENVSTLDIPTLNEQAASFPSRPKVDKLIEIHPVSLSDSIRALIKHIHRSYTAALQESAYLRHTFSDGHLSIPKQKLLGLITGDGSDGFDNHCKHEDKMELIVLYGLKQVAYYLCFFGLHAGHLYISNLIGSFENIPERLRNIHSFIGEALWKAEKHQIDSHPSLHDIEMILRSNTHTSQQILIVADTTFWLPLGQKLTSMKMTFVELGKDPAAAYLDPVDKPNPTTWVLRGLPKSDCILLDNKNIPASFPFSEFGIVLEYGGPDKLSTLLSLAPNLDGFPQLHFLYVKVDVEDPSVALVEDNPTDQELRATLDTVLHALQKDLQEKMNKMRIVDSLNFIPATNQLQGRQENLCKYSTADSTKKLPADDQLLKQNFLEKEFADAHHFVPTAEQRHREEMLSKRTILHSQHFVPAVEKSSSTSSVSGNAIKAPQDNLSGTDLPSGVEVGRLTPGRLSTPAIVVNTGSHGKNMLFSRRSSYQQILSLEKGGMQVVERDVDLPVDLILSTAACLVWFETKIFGSNEFTASAETSSITNFVEIIATNILMSISFCFRGCIMVFEGEPHSLSAVMETSDSLYAAAASLMMNVQIFFSCTPKLTDEIVLSCIRNVNMLNKAPSPDIPESESLAESFLTKFPSINPLSAYSMLSCGSSLVEFLSWSHERRIQAVQKYLFSPQSISLFNALCKFGELGESRSVMTEGSSVDSDICSALLQSPSKRKRCASQVFAVPTSDPLHPDSLNQLPGDYVEHNNVFSQPKLRRFSDAEDATPQLPEVFMFNQSLSRGGEGVSCLPRKHNIGAIIGNQIMGDHISNGFTADTRHCNQRRANNMVDTYDFSWQPESGGKEPIKSSFPASEPSFSRSYSHPIFPSALEINDDTGYWDIPGGAHGTWKGHVHGGIASTSCRNDVGSRYHEPREEIMQKGHVHGDIAPTSCRNDVGSRYHEPREEIMQKGHVHGDIAPTSCRNDVGSRYHEPREEIMHDPGSSLAFLKQDSGFHATPHGSSWEIDYLRQMNEKRRAREERSRCNTSAMMSNSRMRDGASKIINPPLIGSFRYQGDGDTPSRNRSPSVGTRHYEKAREGTKAHTHRARKDFKMQPSVSQENRIEPSIYPSWTPVDKRARQKLSFATYGKEKQSKLVWRDPNSSGAECGFRKRYREEGT, from the exons ATGCGGACTCGCTTCCTCGCCGCCGACTACTTCTCCCCGCCGTCGGCGGCCTCCTGCTCGGACCAAGCCCTAGCCCTAGCGTCCTTGCGCTTCCCTCCTCTCCCCGTCCCCTCGCTTCCGCCCGATCCGCATTTCCCGCTCCTCCTCCCTTTCCCCGCCGCGGCCGACCTCCCCGCGGTCAGCATCTCGTGCGACGATCTCGACTCTCTCCCCATATCCTCCGCGCTATCTGAGTTCCTCGCGGCCGTTATTCCGCAGGCCCTGCCCGCGCCGGCTATCCCCGCCGCCGACGAG GGATTGGATGACTTCCTCTACGACAGGGGCGGCTATCGCAAGGGTTTTAGCTTGAGGGAGTCTGTTGCATTCGAAATCCCTGAT GGATTGGACGAGATTAGCCGCGAGAAGGATGGGAAGGGAGACGGATCCAGGTCAGATAGATTGGGGACCTCCACTGACACGAAG AGATGGGAACTGCTGAAGAAGCACATATTTGAGGTTGTAGAGGTTGATCTCCCGCAG ATTTTGGAAGGACACGTTGCATCCTCTGGTGGTGACGAGTCTGGTGATGGTGTCACCTTATTGTTTCGTGTTCCAGATGCGAAAATCCACCTG GATTTCATTGATATTGACACTGAGATGACATTAAGCTATCCAACTGAACTTGTGGATTCAATTTATCAAGTAGAGAAAATCCCTGTGGAGCATAATGATGAGGAACATTTGTCTGCAAGGAATATTAACTTTTTAGACATTGCAGCATTAGATTGTGGTGTGACAATACCACTACTGGAGGTTCATAGGCATTCTTGGGAGCTTAATGGGTGTCCCACTAAGGCAGAGATATCTAATATTTTTCATAACCTTGTTGAACATTTGGGTGAAGCACAAGTTCAGCATTCAGCGTTGAACTCAACTGAGTTCTCAAGATCAACTGATATGGACATGTTGGCCTTTGTTTCCAAAGATGCCCCATGTGCAGACTATCAAGCAGATAAACCAATAACAGTTAAGGCTGCAGTAGAAATGGATCTTGTGAGGATCAGTGATAATCTTCTACTTGAGAGAAACTCGGCATTATACCCTCTCAAGCCTGATGGCACCTTTTCAGATTTGCCTTGCTCAGTTCTTTTAGAAGAAGCACAGATCATTGATTTCCCTTCAGAGGATGTCTTCAAAATGTTTGTTCAGTCAGATGCAGCTGAGCTGAATACATCTGATGAAATATTCAAAGACGACTTCAATCCAGCAAGGCGTTTCTATGAATCAGTGGTTAGCTCTGAGTTGGTGCTGGTTGACGATACATTCAAATCACTACCTACACCTATTTTATCTGATGATGATATGACACTGAGGTCTATGGTCCCCTCCATGGGAGAAGTACTTTGCTCCCTGAAAACTTATTCACTCTCTGCAGCCGACAGAATTTATTTGGACTGGCATCTTTTATTGGAAGGTCCATGCAACCGGGAGATATGCTCTACCTATGCAATCATGGTTGAGGAGGTAAAAAGTTGCCAGTTCAATTCTGAGATGCAAGTCAATTGTCAGCAGACATCAGCACTTGGTTTTGATTTTCTTGAGTATTTCTGGAGAAGTGCAAAACACCAAGATGAGGATAAACAGAACAATATTTATGTGCCTACCCCTCTACCTCATGATCCACCTCCTGCAGTGGAAACGGCTCAAAAATACAGACAAGAAAGTGATACTGGAGGCAACGGCCACATGGAAAAACCAAGTTCAGGAAAGGCAGCTTCCTTATTCAAGTCAATGTCACAATCCAGTGACATAAATTTCTACTTGAATGTCAGAAGCGGCACCAAGAGAGGAACTAATGATGAAAATGTTTCTACTTTAGATATCCCTACTTTAAATGAACAAGCAGCTTCTTTTCCAAGCAGGCCTAAAGTTGAcaagctcatagaaattcatcctGTCAGCCTCTCAGATTCAATCCGAGCCCTTATCAAACACATCCATAGAAGCTATACAGCTGCTCTGCAAGAAAGTGCATATTTGAGGCATACTTTCTCGGATGGGCATTTAAGCATTCCGAAGCAGAAGCTTCTTGGACTGATAACTGGAGATGGTTCAGATGGCTTTGATAATCACTGTAAACATGAAGATAAGATGGAACTCATTGTACTCTATGGATTAAAACAGGTTGCATATTATCTATGTTTCTTTGGTTTGCATGCTGGCCATCTGTACATAAGCAACCTGATTGGAAGCTTTGAAAATATTCCTGAGAGGTTAAGAAATATTCACAGTTTCATTGGTGAAGCACTGTGGAAAGCTGAGAAGCATCAGATTGACTCTCACCCATCATTGCATGACATTGAAATGATCCTGAGATCTAATACACACACCAGCCAACAGATCCTTATAGTTGCCGACACAACTTTCTGGCTGCCATTGGGTCAAAAATTAACTTCGATGAAGATGACATTTGTTGAGCTAGGAAAAGACCCTGCTGCAGCTTATTTAGATCCGGTGGACAAGCCAAACCCTACAACTTGGGTGCTCAGAGGATTGCCGAAATCAGACTGCATTCTGTTAGATAATAA GAACATTCCAGCTTCATTCCCTTTCAGTGAGTTTGGCATCGTACTGGAATACGGAGGTCCAGATAAATTATCTACCTTGTTGTCTCTGGCTCCTAATTTAGATGGTTTTCCACAACTGCATTTCCTCTATGTCAAAGTGGATGTTGAAGATCCTTCGGTTGCACTTGTTGAGGACAACCCTACAGACCAGGAGTTGAGAGCCACACTG GATACGGTTTTGCATGCACTTCAGAAAGATCTGCAAGAGAAGATGAACAAGATGCGTATTGTTGATTCACTGAACTTTATACCAGCAACTAATCAGCTGCAAGGACGGCAGGAAAATCTGTGCAAATATAGCACTGCTGATTCAACAAAAAAATTGCCTGCAGATGATCAACTGCTCAAACAAAATTTTTTGGAGAAAGAGTTCGCTGATGCACATCATTTTGTTCCTACAGCTGAACAGCGGCACAGAGAGGAAATGTTGAGCAAAAGAACTATCCTCCATTCACAACATTTTGTGCCTGCAGTTGAGAAGAGCAGCTCTACTTCTTCTGTATCTGGAAATGCCATAAAGGCCCCACAAGACAATCTATCTGGTACTGACTTGCCTTCCGGTGTAGAAGTTGGTCGTCTCACTCCAGGTAGATTATCCACCCCGGCGATTGTTGTAAATACTGGAAGTCATGGAAAGAATATGCTTTTCTCTCGGAGATCATCTTATCAGCAGATACTATCTTTGGAGAAAGGAGGAATGCAGGTTGTGGAACGAGACGTTGATCTTCCTGTGGACCTAATACTCAGTACTGCAGCTTGCCTAGTATGGTTTGAGACAAAAATCTTTGGGAGCAATGAATTCACAGCATCGGCAGAGACATCTAGTATAACAAATTTTGTAGAGATCATTGCGACCAACATTCTGATGTCAATTAGCTTCTGTTTCCGTGGTTGTATAATG GTCTTTGAAGGTGAACCTCACTCCCTTTCTGCTGTAATGGAGACATCTGATTCTCTGTATGCTGCGGCTGCTAGTCTGATGATGAACGTGCAGATATTCTTCTCATGCACACCCAAGTTAACAGATGAGATAGTTCTCAGTTGCATTAGGAATGTGAATATGTTGAATAAAGCTCCTTCTCCAGATATACCTGAATCAGAAAGCTTGGCTGAATCATTTCTCACAAAATTCCCTTCAATCAATCCCTTGTCTGCATACAGTATGCTTTCTTGTGGAAGCAGCCTTGTGGAGTTCCTCAGTTGGTCACATGAGCGTCGTATACAGGCTGTTCAGAAGTATCTGTTCTCCCCGCAGAGCATTTCTCTGTTCAATGCTTTGTGCAAATTCGGTGAGCTAGGTGAATCTAGGTCTGTGATGACTGAAGGCTCTTCTGTAGATTCAGACATCTGTAGTGCATTGTTGCAGTCTCCAAGTAAAAGGAAAAGGTGCGCCTCTCAAGTTTTTGCAGTACCAACTAGTGATCCCCTCCATCCGGATTCTCTAAACCAATTGCCTGGTGATTATGTAGAACATAACAATGTATTCTCACAGCCTAAGTTGAGGAGGTTCTCGGACGCGGAGGATGCAACGCCTCAGCTCCCAGAGGTCTTTATGTTCAATCAAAGTTTGAGTAGGGGAGGTGAAGGGGTCTCTTGTCTGCCAAGAAAGCACAATATTGGTGCAATAATTGGCAATCAGATCATGGGTGATCATATCAGCAATGGATTTACTGCAGATACGAGGCATTGTAACCAAAGAAGGGCTAACAATATGGTGGACACATATGACTTCTCTTGGCAACCAGAATCAGGGGGTAAAGAACCTATCAAAAGCTCTTTTCCCGCAAGCGAACCATCATTCAGCCGAAGTTACAGTCATCCAATATTTCCATCTGCATTGGAGATCAATGATGATACTGGTTACTGGGACATTCCAGGAGGTGCACATGGCACTTGGAAGGGTCATGTACATGGGGGTATTGCCTCAACCTCTTGCAGAAATGATGTGGGCAGCAGATATCATGAGCCAAGAGAGGAAATAATGCAGAAGGGTCATGTACATGGGGATATTGCCCCAACCTCTTGCAGAAATGATGTGGGCAGCAGATATCATGAGCCAAGAGAAGAAATAATGCAGAAGGGTCATGTACATGGGGATATTGCCCCAACCTCTTGCAGAAATGATGTGGGCAGCAGATATCATGAGCCAAGAGAGGAAATAATGCATGATCCAGGAAGTTCGCTTGCTTTTCTGAAACAGGATTCTGGCTTTCATGCAACTCCACATGGCTCAAGCTGGGAAATTGATTATCTCAGGCAAATGAACGAAAAAAGAAGAGCACGTGAGGAGAGATCAAGATGTAATACATCAGCAATGATGTCAAATTCAAGGATGAGGGATGGAGCCTCAAAGATTATAAATCCTCCACTTATTGGATCCTTCAGATACCAGGGAGATGGAGATACTCCTTCAAGGAACCGGAGCCCATCAGTTGGGACTCGGCATTATGAGAAAGCCAGAGAAGGAACTAAAGCACATACCCATAGAGCAAGAAAAGATTTCAAGATGCAACCAAGTGTAAGTCAGGAGAACAGGATAGAGCCGTCCATATATCCATCGTGGACTCCCGTTGACAAGAGAGCCAGACAG AAACTTTCATTTGCAACATACGGGAAGGAGAAGCAAAGCAAGTTGGTCTGGAGAGACCCAAATAGCTCTGGTGCTGAGTGTGGCTTCCGGAAAAGATACCGGGAAGAAGGTACGTAG
- the LOC123086565 gene encoding probable LRR receptor-like serine/threonine-protein kinase RKF3, producing MFRRLSLLLLAFSILFPATLLAQPPTAPQQCPLNFTALRPFLAPPLPSDDASRCAFALQSVRLLLSLHLAATGSFLVPASSSCLPPLRDALPFPLPPPDACGLAGIDALLSAPGCANISTRAEFDARVPASARRDINASCDRELGAVPVCTTCTTSLSKTAAAYLLPGSPDGGNNVTGCVQYPFIYAGAAASLRGPDDPDTADCLYLLKANSEPSKGSGAPAWLYGVVFGCLAFVLLVAAAAASCFFVWRRRRRAAAAALAADSRSKRSHAMESITASTTLLKFTYDDIKMATGSFARDSIIGRGGFGNVYKGVLPDGAEVAVKRFKNCSAAGDAAFAHEVEVVASVRHVNLVALRGYCIAATQREGHQRMIVCDLMHNGSLHDHLFGAGECQMAWPVRQRIAIGMARGLSYLHRGTQPAIIHRDIKASNILLDDDFEAKVADFGLAKFAPEGMTHVSTRVAGTMGYVAPEYALYGQLTEKSDVYSFGVVLLELMSGKRAFMSLSEGESFVLADWAWSLVRRGKTLDVIQEGMAEPGPTKVMEKYVLVAALCTHPQLHARPTMEQVVKILEADSAPGPLIIPDRPLPVVANLADIERSVSSSTGSGQLFSPSGFRSFIHRDEDATPESPKET from the coding sequence ATGTTCCGCcgtctctccctcctcctcctcgccttctccATCCTCTTCCCCGCCACGCTCCTCGCCCAGCCCCCAACGGCGCCGCAGCAGTGCCCGCTAAACTTCACCGCCCTGCGCCCCTTCCTCGCCCCGCCGCTCCCCTCcgacgacgcctcccgctgcgcCTTCGCGCTCCAGTCCGTCCGGCTCCTCCTCTCCCTCCACCTCGCCGCCACCGGTTCCTTCCTcgtccccgcctcctcctcctgcctcccgcCGCTCCGCGACGCGCTCCCCTTCCCGCTCCCTCCGCCCGATGCCTGCGGCCTCGCGGGCATCGACGCGCTCCTCTCCGCTCCTGGATGCGCCAACATCTCCACGCGAGCGGAGTTCGACGCCCGGGTGCCTGCCTCCGCCCGCAGGGACATCAACGCCAGCTGCGACCGCGAGCTCGGCGCCGTTCCGGTCTGCACCACCTGCACCACCTCGCTCAGCAAGACGGCCGCGGCCTACCTCCTGCCTGGATCCCCCGACGGCGGAAACAATGTCACCGGCTGCGTCCAGTACCCCTTCATATACGCCGGCGCCGCGGCCAGCCTACGCGGCCCCGACGACCCGGACACAGCCGACTGCCTCTACCTCCTTAAGGCCAACTCTGAACCCTCCAAAGGGTCGGGCGCCCCTGCCTGGCTCTACGGCGTCGTCTTCGGATGTCTCGCCTTTGTGCTGCTAGTTGCTGCCGCTGCTGCTTCGTGCTTCTTCGTGTGGCGACGCCGGAGGCGGGCTGCCGCTGCCGCACTCGCTGCGGACAGCAGGAGCAAGCGCTCGCATGCGATGGAGTCCATCACCGCCAGCACCACCCTGCTCAAGTTCACCTACGACGACATCAAGATGGCCACGGGGAGCTTCGCGAGAGACAGCATCATCGGCCGCGGTGGGTTCGGGAATGTGTACAAGGGGGTGCTCCCAGATGGCGCAGAGGTGGCAGTGAAGCGCTTCAAGAACTGCTCGGCGGCAGGGGATGCCGCGTTCGCGCatgaggtggaggtggtggccagCGTGCGCCATGTCAACCTGGTCGCGCTCCGTGGCTACTGCATCGCCGCCACGCAGAGAGAGGGGCACCAGCGGATGATTGTGTGCGACCTCATGCATAATGGCAGCCTCCACGACCACCTCTTCGGCGCCGGGGAGTGCCAGATGGCTTGGCCAGTGAGGCAGAGGATTGCCATTGGGATGGCACGGGGGCTGTCCTACCTGCACCGTGGCACACAGCCAGCCATCATTCACAGGGACATCAAGGCAAGCAACATCTTGCTCGATGACGATTTTGAGGCGAAGGTGGCCGATTTTGGATTGGCCAAGTTTGCGCCAGAAGGGATGACACACGTGAGCACACGGGTTGCTGGCACAATGGGCTATGTCGCTCCAGAGTATGCCCTCTATGGCCAGTTAACTGAGAAGAGTGATGTCTACAGCTTCGGAGTTGTGCTTCTTGAGCTTATGAGTGGGAAGAGAGCATTCATGTCTCTCAGTGAGGGAGAGAGCTTCGTGCTTGCTGATTGGGCTTGGTCATTGGTGCGGAGGGGGAAGACGCTGGATGTGATCCAGGAAGGAATGGCTGAACCTGGTCCTACTAAGGTCATGGAGAAGTATGTGCTTGTCGCAGCACTCTGCACACATCCGCAGCTGCATGCCAGGCCAACAATGGAGCAAGTGGTGAAGATACTAGAAGCAGATTCAGCACCAGGGCCCTTAATCATTCCGGACAGGCCTCTCCCTGTTGTTGCAAACCTGGCCGATATTGAGAGGTCAGTGAGCAGCAGCACCGGCTCAGGTCAGCTGTTCAGTCCCTCTGGCTTCCGGTCTTTTATTCATAGAGACGAGGATGCTACACCGGAATCTCCAAAAGAAACATAA